The following proteins come from a genomic window of Hypanus sabinus isolate sHypSab1 chromosome 9, sHypSab1.hap1, whole genome shotgun sequence:
- the LOC132399683 gene encoding acyl-coenzyme A diphosphatase NUDT19-like, with protein sequence MQTCQQPQGRNLPQKCFENSGYNYALLMLQRNMRSNFFPNAYVFPGGRISSGDFSNEWIQLFHPFCQSPNFKLDTVKQTARRSPIFATDKRKLGSQIPAEVAFRICAIRETFEEMGVLLVKPNHPDKELNNHGDIQLTQCSQNKPESWRPLVQENAANFIKLCKELDCLPNIWVLKEWSNWLTPTFQRRRFDTAFFICLEEIPFTAHDGSETISHSWMTPIEAIKHHQSEQLFIPPPQWYEIGRLCQFNYLQDLQRFSEDRSVEGCERWLPVRLTTSDGLAILYPGEELYPENPDFTGETEINLAFSKSLKEIWLEVMRLHKAEGRNLYYFTLYVNTEPRYKH encoded by the coding sequence ATGCAAACCTGTCAACAACCACAAGGAAGGAATCTACCACAAAAATGCTTCGAGAATTCAGGGTATAATTATGCCTTACTTATGTTGCAACGGAATATGAGGAGCAATTTTTTTCCCAATGCATATGTGTTTCCAGGAGGTCGGATAAGCTCAGGTGATTTTTCCAATGAATGGATCCAGTTGTTCCATCCTTTTTGCCAGTCACCCAACTTTAAGCTGGATACAGTCAAACAAACTGCTCGGAGGTCTCCAATCTTTGCCACAGACAAGAGAAAGCTAGGATCTCAAATACCTGCGGAGGTAGCTTTCCGTATTTGTGCCATTAGGGAAACTTTTGAAGAGATGGGTGTACTCCTTGTGAAGCCAAATCACCCTGATAAAGAGTTGAACAACCATGGGGACATACAGCTTACACAATGTAGCCAAAATAAACCTGAAAGTTGGAGGCCTCTTGTGCAGGAAAATGCAGCAAATTTTATAAAACTGTGCAAAGAGTTGGACTGTTTGCCAAATATTTGGGTATTGAAGGAGTGGAGTAATTGGTTGACTCCCACTTTTCAGAGAAGGAGATTTGATACTGCATTCTTTATTTGTTTGGAAGAAATTCCTTTCACTGCACATGATGGTAGTGAAACAATTTCTCACAGTTGGATGACCCCTATTGAGGCAATAAAGCATCACCAATCTGAGCAACTTTTTATTCCTCCTCCACAATGGTATGAGATAGGAAGACTTTGTCAATTTAACTACCTTCAAGATCTGCAGAGGTTTAGTGAAGATCGTTCTGTGGAAGGTTGTGAACGATGGCTTCCAGTCCGACTAACAACATCTGATGGTCTTGCCATCTTGTATCCTGGGGAGGAACTTTATCCTGAAAATCCAGATTTCACaggggaaacagaaataaaccTTGCTTTCTCCAAATCTCTGAAAGAAATATGGCTAGAGGTTATGAGACTGCACAAGGCAGAAGGCCGAAATCTGTATTATTTTACTCTGTATGTGAATACTGAACCCCGATATAAACATTAA